The Brassica rapa cultivar Chiifu-401-42 chromosome A10, CAAS_Brap_v3.01, whole genome shotgun sequence genome segment cCTATTGCGCCATCAACCATCGCAAATAACAAATACATATTTGTGATAATAGACGACTTCTCGAGATACATGTGGTCTATCTTGATGAAAGAAAAGAGCGATGCATTCAGTAGATTCAAGGCGTTTAAAGAGCTAGTGGAGAAAGATCTAAACACAAAAATCACGACTCTAAGAACTGATCGAGGGGGTGAGTTCACGTCATTAGAGTTCAAAGATTTCTGCGACAACAACGGCATCAAAAGACACCTGACGGCACCATACACACCACAGCAAAACGGTGTGGTGGAAAGGAGGAACAGGACGTTGATGGAGATGACACGGAGCATCCTTAAGGCAATGAAGGTACCAAACTACCTATGGGGCGAAGCAGTTCGACATTCAACCTATATTATCAACAGAGTACCAACGAGAGCCCTTAAGAACATGACGCCATACGAAAGCTTGCGGATAAAGAAACCAAACCTAAACCATATAAGGGTTTTCGGTTGCTTAGCATATGCAAAGATAGACAGTGCGATGCTCAAGAAGCTAGACGACAGAtctttggttttggttcatcTTGGAACAGAGCCAGGATCCAAGGCTTATAGGCTCTACAATCCGGAAACACGAAGAATTGTAGTAAACCGTGATGTTGTGTTTGATGAAAAGAAAGGCTGGAATTGGAATAAAAACACTGGGGCAACGCGAGATCCAGGCATGTTCCAGATGAAGTGGGGAGAAGTCATTGATGCAGGACAAGGACCGGTTGTGATCAACGATGGTGAAGATCAACAACAAGAGAACAACGATCAGCACAATGAACAAAACGAAGATCAAGAGAACGATATTGATCAAGACGTTCAACCTCAACCTCAACAACCAATACAACAACCAACACGGCAATCAACACGACAGAGCAACAAACCTCGGTACCTAGATGATTATGTTCTACAAGCAGAACTAGACATCGAGAGACTACTTTTATCCATAAATGACGAACCAAGGAACTACCAAGAAGCAAAAGGGTGGTCAAAGTGGACTGATGCTTGTGGAGAAGAGATAGACTCAATCAACAAGAACAAGACATGGTATCTTGTTGATAGACCAATGGGAGCTAAGGTAATTGGTCTCAAGTggattttcaaaatcaaaaggAATGCTGATGGTACTATCAAGAAGTTTAAAGCTAGGCTTGTAGCTAAAGGGTACGTACAAGAATCAGGCCTCGACTACGATGAAGTTTTCGCACCGGTTGCAAGACTTGAAACCATAAGATTTCTAAGTGCTCTAGCAGCGTCACACGGGTGGCAAATTCATCACTTAGACGTCAAGACGGCTTTCTTATACGGTGAACTAAAGGAAGACGTGTACGTCGAACAGCCCGAGGGTTTTGAAACTAAAGGCAAAGAGAAGAAGGTCTACAAGTTATCAAAAGCCTTATATGGGTTAAAACAAGCTCCACGAGCTTGGAATACTAAGCTAGATCAAGTGCTAAAAGGAATGAAGTTCAGTCGATGCTCAAAGGAGAATGCCGTGTACCGCAAAGAAGAAAAGGATGCGATCCTTATCGTTGCGATATACGTAGACGATCTTTTCATAACCGGCAACAGCATCAATACTATAAATGAGTTCAAGAAAGGGATGTCATCAAAGTTTGAGATGTCTGACCTAGGGAAGCTCACCTATTATCTTGGGATAGAAGTTCATCAAGGTAATGATGGTATAGAACTTAAGCAAGAAGCATACGCAAGAAAAGTTCTACAAGAAGTCGGCTTAGAAACATGTAATGCGACCAAGATACCAATGGAGTTTGGTCTAAAGGTTTCaaaagctgaagaagaagaagagatagaCGCAACGAAATACAGAAGAAACGTGGGATGTTTACGATATTTACTTCACACACGACCGGACCTTGCGTTCTCAGTCAGTGTGGCTAGTCGTTACATGCAAAGGCCTCGAAAGTCACATGGCGATATCATGAAGCAAATTATGAGATATCTACAAGGAACTTCTGCATATGGGTTAAAGTACAAACGAGAAGGAACGAAGAAGCTGACTGGCTATAGTGATAGCAGTCACAACATTGACCAAGACGATGGAAGAAGCACCACGGGTCACATGTTTTACTTTGGAACCTCACCGATCACTTGGTGTTCACAAAAACAGAACACAGTTGCACTCTCATCGTGCGAGGCAGAGTTTATGGCCGCAACTGAAGCAGCACGCCAGGCCATATGGCTCCAAGACCTTCTAAGCGAGATCACGGGTTGGAAGGTAGATAGAGTCCTCATCAAGATTGATAACAAGTCGGCTATAGAGCTTACTAAGAACCCTGTTTTTCACGGCAAGAGCAAGCACATACATAAACGGTACCATTTCATTCGAGAATGCATTGAGAGAGAGCTCGTCGACGTCGAGCATGTACCAGGAACTTTACAAAAGGCCGACATCCTCACAAAGGCTTTGGCAAGAATCATGTTCGTTGAGATGAGAGACTTGATAGGAGTTCAAGACTTGTCTAAGAAGGATTCAAAGCTCAAGAAGGAGAATGTTGGGTAAGCTTTGATAGCTTGAAGCTCAAGATATCCTTTATCAAGTTGGATAAGGATAAGACAAGCTTTAAGATATACCTAGTAACAATAGGAGTTATCTATAACTATTAGGAAAAGGAAATCtactctaatatatatatacataccgAGTTGTGGTATAGATATAACGATAGAGGAGTGTTTTAGTTTTGAGCATATTTTCTAAAGCATTCAATAAAGAGAGCAAGTTCTTTATAATCGTGTGTGTGTTCGAGCTACTTTATTCTTTGTTTCTTGACGGGATTTTTTGCTTAGGGTAAGCGTTCCACATCTGATCAAGTGAATGAGGCTGCGAACTACATAACGTATCTGCATAAGAAGATCAAGGAACTGAGTTCAAAGAGAGATGAGCTCATGTTACTCTCTAGAGGAAGCTTCTCTGATGATTCTAAGGAtgagatgaagatgatgaatcaTGTGGTGGTTCGTCACTGTTTGGCGGGTCTGGAAATAGTGTTTAGCAGCCGCTGCTATGGTGGCCAACCACGGCTTTCTAGTGTTCTTCAAGTACTTAGTGAAAATGGTCTCTGCCTTCTTAACGCCATCTACTCTATTGTTGATGACAGGGTTATTTACACCATACA includes the following:
- the LOC103832862 gene encoding transcription factor bHLH36-like, whose product is MDDCREKRRRCTKLRVSTDNNDMEKMMHREIERQRRQEMASLYASLRSLLPLHFIQGKRSTSDQVNEAANYITYLHKKIKELSSKRDELMLLSRGSFSDDSKDEMKMMNHVVVRHCLAGLEIVFSSRCYGGQPRLSSVLQVLSENGLCLLNAIYSIVDDRVIYTIQAEVNDMTLIDFRKLEESLIRMK